A genomic region of Pseudomonas migulae contains the following coding sequences:
- a CDS encoding DUF493 domain-containing protein — protein MTDTEVKAPKIEFPSNDYPIKVIGDTIVDIKQKIIDIVKKHATINDEKVDERQSSNGKYTTIQLHIIATGQDQLYDINSELRATGFVHMVL, from the coding sequence ATGACAGACACCGAAGTAAAGGCGCCAAAGATCGAATTCCCTTCCAATGATTATCCGATCAAAGTGATCGGCGACACCATTGTGGACATCAAGCAAAAGATCATCGATATCGTTAAGAAGCACGCGACGATCAACGATGAGAAAGTGGACGAACGCCAGAGCAGCAACGGCAAGTACACCACGATCCAGTTGCACATCATCGCCACCGGTCAGGATCAGCTGTACGACATCAACAGCGAGTTGCGGGCTACCGGTTTCGTGCACATGGTGCTGTGA
- a CDS encoding D-alanyl-D-alanine carboxypeptidase family protein: MNITTFAKRLCLLVPLLLSPAAFAVEMMPSPPQLAAKAYVLMDASSGNVLVENNGDQRLPPASLTKLMTAYIATLEIRRGQIGENDPVTVSENAWRTGGSRMFIKVGSQVTVSDLLHGIIIQSGNDASVALSEHIAGSEDAFADMMNKTVADLGMTNSHFMNPTGLPNPEHYSSAHDMAVLARAIIHEDPAHYAIYSQKEFFWNGIKQPNRNLLLWRDKTVDGLKTGHTDEAGYCMVSSAVRDGMRLIAVVFGTNSEVARASETQKLLTYGFRFFETQTFYQKGAELAQAPVWKGATNQVKAGLAEDLTMTLPKGQLKKLAASMTMNPQLVAPIAKGDVIGKVEVKLDDKVVHSADLIALDAVDEGGIFRRMWDSIRLFFYGLFN; the protein is encoded by the coding sequence ATGAACATCACCACCTTTGCCAAACGCCTGTGCCTTCTAGTCCCGCTGCTCCTCTCGCCTGCCGCTTTCGCGGTCGAGATGATGCCGTCGCCGCCACAACTGGCCGCCAAAGCCTACGTGCTCATGGATGCCAGCAGCGGCAACGTGCTGGTCGAGAACAACGGTGACCAGCGTCTGCCCCCTGCCAGCCTGACCAAGCTGATGACCGCGTACATCGCGACCCTGGAAATCCGTCGTGGCCAGATCGGCGAAAACGATCCGGTGACCGTCAGCGAAAACGCCTGGCGCACCGGCGGTTCGCGGATGTTCATCAAGGTCGGCTCGCAAGTGACCGTCAGCGACCTGCTGCACGGCATCATCATTCAGTCGGGCAACGACGCCAGTGTTGCGCTCTCCGAGCACATCGCCGGCAGCGAAGACGCCTTCGCCGACATGATGAACAAAACCGTGGCCGACCTGGGCATGACCAACAGCCACTTCATGAACCCGACCGGCCTGCCGAACCCTGAGCACTACTCGTCGGCTCACGACATGGCCGTGCTGGCTCGTGCCATCATCCACGAAGACCCGGCTCACTATGCGATCTACTCGCAGAAAGAGTTCTTCTGGAACGGCATCAAGCAGCCTAACCGCAACCTGCTGCTGTGGCGTGACAAGACCGTCGACGGTCTGAAAACCGGTCACACCGACGAAGCCGGCTACTGCATGGTGTCTTCAGCCGTACGTGATGGCATGCGCCTGATCGCGGTAGTGTTCGGCACCAACAGCGAAGTGGCCCGTGCTTCCGAAACCCAGAAGCTGCTGACCTACGGTTTCCGTTTCTTCGAAACCCAGACCTTCTATCAGAAAGGTGCCGAGCTGGCTCAGGCCCCTGTCTGGAAAGGCGCCACCAATCAAGTCAAGGCCGGCCTGGCTGAAGACCTGACCATGACCCTGCCAAAAGGCCAGCTGAAAAAGCTCGCCGCCAGCATGACCATGAACCCGCAACTGGTTGCGCCAATCGCCAAGGGCGACGTGATCGGTAAAGTCGAAGTCAAACTGGACGACAAGGTGGTGCACAGCGCCGACCTGATCGCCCTGGACGCGGTCGACGAGGGTGGTATCTTCCGTCGCATGTGGGATAGCATCCGTCTATTCTTCTACGGCTTGTTCAACTGA
- a CDS encoding septal ring lytic transglycosylase RlpA family protein, with the protein MRALPMNKPLKLMAFAALAVLVASCSTSRSPAQKSSSTAVRSAPGLDINRAHKDGAPWWDVDVSRIPDATPTLHTGPYKANPYTVLGKTYFPLQESKTYVASGTASWYGTKFHGQNTANGEVYDLYGMSAAHKTLPLPSYVRVTNLDNNKTVILRVNDRGPFYSDRIIDLSYAAAKKLGYAETGTARVKVEGIDPQQWWAAKGRPAPLMLNEPQVAQNTAPTITASAGTVEQWTPPPQQHAAAVVPVQIDAKKNASVPASGQYLQVGAFANPDAAELLRSKLSGMVSAPVFISSIVRNQQTLHRVRLGPIGSPGEIQQVQNSVRLANLGSPSVVTAE; encoded by the coding sequence ATGCGGGCATTGCCTATGAATAAACCCCTGAAGCTGATGGCATTCGCCGCGTTGGCGGTGCTGGTCGCCAGTTGTTCGACCAGCCGCTCGCCGGCACAGAAGTCTTCTTCCACCGCCGTGCGCTCGGCGCCGGGGCTGGACATCAACCGCGCCCACAAAGATGGCGCACCGTGGTGGGATGTCGACGTATCGCGCATCCCGGATGCCACGCCGACCTTGCACACCGGCCCTTACAAGGCCAACCCGTACACCGTGCTGGGCAAGACATACTTTCCGCTGCAGGAATCCAAGACGTACGTCGCCTCGGGCACGGCGTCCTGGTATGGCACCAAGTTCCACGGCCAGAACACCGCCAACGGCGAGGTGTATGACCTGTATGGCATGAGTGCCGCCCACAAGACCTTGCCACTGCCAAGTTACGTTCGAGTGACCAACCTGGACAATAACAAGACCGTGATCCTGCGGGTCAACGACCGTGGGCCGTTCTACTCGGACCGCATCATCGACTTGTCCTACGCCGCCGCGAAAAAACTCGGCTATGCCGAAACCGGCACTGCGCGTGTCAAGGTTGAAGGCATCGATCCTCAGCAATGGTGGGCCGCCAAAGGCCGTCCGGCGCCTTTGATGCTCAACGAGCCGCAAGTCGCGCAAAATACCGCGCCGACGATTACCGCTTCGGCCGGCACGGTCGAACAATGGACGCCACCGCCGCAGCAACACGCCGCGGCCGTCGTGCCTGTGCAGATCGATGCAAAAAAAAACGCTTCTGTACCAGCCTCTGGCCAGTATCTGCAGGTGGGCGCGTTCGCCAACCCGGACGCTGCAGAACTCCTGAGATCGAAGCTCAGCGGGATGGTGAGCGCTCCGGTGTTCATCAGCTCGATCGTGCGCAATCAACAGACCCTGCATCGGGTGCGCCTGGGGCCGATCGGCTCGCCGGGTGAAATCCAGCAGGTGCAGAACAGCGTGCGCCTGGCCAATCTCGGTTCGCCGAGCGTGGTCACCGCCGAGTAA
- the mltB gene encoding lytic murein transglycosylase B — MQVMRGWATRHAPWVGLVSILGIAQDALAGDYEGTPQVAEFVGEMTRDYGFAGEQLMGVFREAERKQTILDAISKPAERVKQWNEYRPMFITDARIARGVDFWRQHEAVLARAEQEYGVPAQVIVSIIGVETFFGRNTGNYRVIDALSTLGFDYPPRAEFFRKELREFLLLAREEQVDPLTLKGSYAGAMGLPQFMPSSFRAYAVDFDGDGHINIWTNPEDAIGSVASYFKRHGWVAGEPVVSRADVRGEQVDEGLTTGIEPTKTVGELRALGWSSHDALRDDMPVTAFRLEGDNGPEYWMGLTNFYAITRYNRSVMYAMAVHQLSEQLVQARGVK; from the coding sequence ATGCAAGTAATGCGTGGCTGGGCGACTCGACATGCACCATGGGTCGGCCTGGTAAGCATCCTTGGCATCGCGCAGGACGCGTTGGCCGGCGATTACGAAGGCACACCCCAGGTGGCCGAATTCGTCGGTGAAATGACCCGCGACTACGGCTTTGCCGGTGAACAGCTGATGGGCGTGTTCCGCGAAGCCGAGCGCAAGCAGACGATTCTGGACGCGATCTCGAAACCCGCCGAGCGGGTCAAGCAGTGGAACGAGTATCGCCCGATGTTCATCACCGACGCGCGCATCGCCCGTGGTGTGGATTTCTGGCGTCAGCACGAGGCGGTACTGGCCCGTGCCGAGCAGGAATACGGCGTGCCAGCCCAGGTGATTGTCTCGATCATCGGCGTTGAGACCTTTTTCGGCCGCAATACCGGCAATTACCGGGTAATCGACGCTTTGTCGACCCTCGGTTTCGACTATCCTCCCCGTGCCGAATTCTTCCGCAAGGAATTGCGTGAATTCCTGCTGCTGGCCCGAGAAGAGCAGGTCGATCCACTGACCCTCAAAGGCTCCTACGCCGGGGCGATGGGCTTGCCGCAGTTCATGCCGAGCAGTTTCCGCGCCTATGCGGTGGATTTCGACGGTGACGGCCACATCAATATCTGGACCAATCCGGAAGACGCCATCGGCAGTGTCGCCAGTTACTTCAAGCGTCACGGCTGGGTGGCGGGCGAACCGGTGGTCAGTCGCGCCGATGTGCGCGGCGAGCAGGTCGACGAAGGTTTGACCACCGGCATCGAGCCGACTAAAACCGTCGGGGAGTTGCGGGCGCTGGGGTGGTCAAGTCATGATGCGCTGCGCGATGATATGCCGGTCACGGCATTCCGCCTGGAAGGTGACAATGGCCCTGAATACTGGATGGGCCTGACGAATTTTTACGCAATCACGCGTTATAACCGCAGCGTGATGTACGCCATGGCCGTACATCAACTGTCTGAACAGCTGGTCCAAGCACGGGGCGTCAAGTAA
- the rodA gene encoding rod shape-determining protein RodA, with product MRRRATLLQRMHIDGPLLILLLTLAAGSLFVLYSASGKSWDLLAKQATSFGIGLVSMIVIAQFEPRFMARWVPVGYVLGVLLLVVVDVMGHNAMGATRWINIPGVIRFQPSEFMKILMPATIAWYLSKRTLPPQLKHVGVSLFLIGLPFILIVRQPDLGTSLLILAGGAFVLFMGGLRWRWIVSVLAAAVPVAVAMWFFIMHDYQKQRILTFLDPESDPLGTGWNIIQSKAAIGSGGVFGKGWLLGTQSHLDFLPESHTDFIIAVMGEEFGLVGICALLLIYLLLIGRGLVITAQAQTLFGKLLAGALTMTFFVYVFVNIGMVSGLLPVVGVPLPFISYGGTSLVTLLSAFGVLMSIHTHRKWIAQV from the coding sequence ATGCGTCGTCGTGCGACGCTGTTGCAACGCATGCACATCGACGGCCCGTTGCTGATCCTGCTGCTGACCCTCGCCGCCGGCAGTCTGTTCGTGCTGTATTCGGCCAGCGGCAAGAGCTGGGATCTGCTGGCCAAGCAAGCCACGTCGTTCGGCATCGGCCTGGTGTCGATGATCGTCATCGCCCAGTTCGAGCCGCGTTTCATGGCCCGTTGGGTGCCGGTCGGTTATGTGCTCGGCGTGCTGTTGCTGGTGGTGGTGGACGTCATGGGTCACAACGCCATGGGCGCCACGCGCTGGATCAACATTCCGGGGGTGATCCGCTTCCAGCCTTCGGAGTTCATGAAGATCCTGATGCCGGCGACCATCGCCTGGTACTTGTCCAAACGCACCTTGCCGCCGCAGCTCAAGCATGTGGGCGTCAGTCTGTTTCTGATTGGTCTGCCGTTCATTCTGATCGTGCGCCAGCCCGACCTCGGCACTTCGTTGCTGATTCTCGCGGGCGGTGCGTTTGTGCTGTTCATGGGTGGCCTGCGCTGGCGCTGGATCGTCAGCGTGCTGGCCGCGGCCGTGCCGGTGGCCGTGGCGATGTGGTTCTTCATCATGCACGACTACCAGAAACAGCGAATCCTGACGTTCCTCGATCCGGAAAGCGATCCGCTGGGCACGGGCTGGAACATCATCCAGTCGAAAGCGGCCATCGGCTCCGGCGGCGTATTCGGCAAAGGCTGGCTGCTGGGCACCCAGTCGCACCTGGACTTCCTCCCGGAAAGCCACACCGACTTCATTATTGCGGTCATGGGCGAGGAGTTCGGCCTGGTCGGCATCTGCGCGCTGCTGCTGATTTACCTGCTATTGATCGGCCGCGGGCTGGTGATCACCGCCCAGGCCCAGACATTGTTCGGCAAATTGCTCGCGGGCGCCCTGACCATGACGTTTTTTGTTTACGTTTTCGTCAACATCGGTATGGTCAGTGGCCTGTTGCCGGTTGTGGGGGTGCCGTTGCCGTTCATTAGCTACGGAGGAACTTCGCTGGTAACGCTACTGTCAGCGTTTGGGGTTTTGATGTCGATCCATACCCATCGTAAGTGGATCGCGCAAGTTTGA
- the mrdA gene encoding penicillin-binding protein 2, giving the protein MSQPIRIKDHEKDARLVRGRVVFGAIAVVVLIGVLIARLYFLQVIQYEYHSTLSENNRVHVQPIPPTRGLIFDRNGVVVADNRPSFSLSMTRERSGDWQQVLDVIVEVLELTPEDRVIFEKRMRQGRRPFEPVPILFELTEEQIARIAVNQFRLPGVEVVAQLVRHYPQGAHFAHSVGYMGRINEKELKSLDPVNYSGTHHIGKTGIERFYEPELHGQVGYEEVETNARGRVLRVLKRTDPIPGKDIVLSLDIKLQEAAEAALGGRRGAVVALDPKTGEVLAMVSQPSFDPNLFVTGISFKAYSELRDSIDRPLFNRVLRGLYPPGSTIKPAVAIAGLDSGVVTASTRVFDPGYYQLPNYDHKYRNWNRTGDGYVDLDTAIMRSNDTYFYDLAHKLGIDRLSAYMGKFGIGQKVSLDMFEESPGLMPSREWKRATRRQAWFPGETLILGIGQGYMQSTPLQLAQATALVANKGVWNRPHLAKTVEGERPKDDNPMPDIILRDPSDWTRVNHGMQQVMHGARGTARKASIGAQYRIAGKSGTAQVVAIKQGEKYDRSKVQERHRDHALFVGFAPADNPQIVVSVMVENGESGSGVAAPVVRQVMDAWLLDQEGRLKAEYASPISAEATAREE; this is encoded by the coding sequence ATGTCCCAGCCGATCCGCATCAAGGACCACGAAAAAGACGCCCGTCTGGTGCGTGGCCGCGTCGTGTTCGGGGCAATAGCGGTGGTGGTGCTGATCGGCGTGCTGATCGCGCGCCTGTATTTCCTCCAGGTGATCCAGTACGAGTACCACTCGACCCTGTCGGAAAACAACCGCGTCCATGTGCAGCCGATTCCGCCAACGCGCGGACTGATCTTCGACCGTAATGGCGTGGTGGTGGCCGACAACCGGCCGAGCTTCAGCCTGAGCATGACCCGCGAGCGTTCCGGCGACTGGCAGCAAGTGCTCGATGTGATCGTCGAAGTGCTGGAGCTGACGCCCGAGGATCGGGTGATCTTCGAGAAACGCATGCGCCAGGGGCGTCGGCCATTCGAGCCGGTGCCGATTCTGTTCGAGCTGACCGAAGAGCAGATCGCCCGCATCGCCGTGAATCAGTTCCGTCTGCCGGGCGTGGAAGTGGTCGCGCAACTGGTGCGGCATTACCCGCAGGGCGCGCACTTTGCGCACTCGGTGGGTTACATGGGGCGGATCAACGAGAAAGAGCTGAAGTCTCTCGATCCGGTCAATTACAGCGGCACCCACCACATCGGCAAGACCGGCATCGAGCGTTTCTACGAGCCCGAGCTGCACGGCCAAGTGGGTTACGAAGAAGTCGAGACCAACGCTCGGGGCCGCGTATTGCGTGTACTCAAGCGTACCGATCCGATTCCTGGCAAGGACATCGTCCTGAGCCTGGACATCAAATTGCAGGAAGCCGCCGAAGCAGCGCTCGGCGGACGCCGTGGCGCGGTGGTGGCGCTGGACCCGAAAACCGGCGAAGTACTGGCAATGGTCAGTCAGCCGAGTTTCGACCCCAACCTGTTCGTCACCGGCATCAGTTTCAAAGCCTATTCCGAATTGCGCGACTCCATCGACCGGCCGCTGTTCAACCGCGTGCTGCGTGGTCTGTACCCGCCGGGTTCGACCATCAAGCCGGCGGTGGCGATTGCTGGTCTGGATTCGGGCGTGGTCACTGCGTCGACCCGGGTCTTCGACCCCGGTTACTACCAGCTGCCCAACTACGATCACAAGTACCGTAACTGGAACCGTACCGGTGACGGCTACGTCGACCTGGACACGGCGATCATGCGGTCCAACGACACCTACTTCTATGACCTGGCGCACAAGCTGGGGATCGATCGCTTGTCGGCCTACATGGGCAAGTTCGGGATTGGCCAAAAGGTCTCCCTGGACATGTTCGAAGAGTCGCCGGGGCTGATGCCGTCCCGGGAGTGGAAGCGCGCGACCCGTCGTCAGGCCTGGTTCCCGGGCGAAACGCTGATTCTCGGGATCGGCCAGGGCTACATGCAATCCACGCCGCTGCAACTGGCCCAGGCCACGGCGCTGGTGGCCAACAAGGGTGTATGGAACCGTCCGCACCTGGCGAAGACCGTCGAAGGCGAGCGGCCGAAAGATGACAATCCGATGCCGGACATCATCCTGCGCGACCCGTCCGACTGGACCCGGGTCAACCACGGCATGCAGCAAGTGATGCACGGCGCTCGGGGTACGGCGCGCAAGGCTTCGATCGGCGCGCAATACCGGATCGCCGGCAAAAGTGGTACGGCCCAGGTGGTCGCGATCAAGCAGGGTGAGAAGTACGACCGCTCCAAGGTTCAGGAACGCCACCGCGACCACGCCTTGTTCGTCGGCTTCGCGCCGGCCGACAACCCGCAAATCGTGGTGTCGGTGATGGTCGAGAACGGCGAGTCCGGTTCCGGCGTCGCCGCGCCGGTGGTGCGTCAGGTCATGGACGCCTGGCTCCTGGACCAGGAAGGTCGACTGAAAGCCGAATACGCCAGCCCTATCAGTGCGGAGGCTACGGCCCGTGAAGAGTAA
- the rlmH gene encoding 23S rRNA (pseudouridine(1915)-N(3))-methyltransferase RlmH has product MRLRLIAVGSRMPKWVEEGWHEYAKRLPSELALELVEIPLNTRGKNADVARFIRQEGEAMLAKVGPNERVVTLEVHGKPWSTEQLAVELDRWRLDSRTVNFMVGGPEGLAPEVCARADQRWSLSPLTLPHPLVRILIGEQLYRAWTVLSGHPYHK; this is encoded by the coding sequence GTGCGACTGCGACTGATCGCCGTCGGTTCACGCATGCCCAAATGGGTGGAAGAAGGCTGGCATGAATATGCCAAGCGTCTTCCGTCCGAGCTGGCGCTGGAACTGGTGGAAATACCGCTCAATACCCGTGGCAAGAACGCCGACGTGGCACGCTTCATCCGTCAGGAAGGCGAAGCCATGCTGGCCAAGGTCGGGCCGAACGAGCGCGTTGTGACCCTCGAAGTCCACGGCAAGCCCTGGAGCACCGAGCAGCTGGCGGTCGAACTCGATCGCTGGCGGCTTGACTCGCGCACGGTGAATTTCATGGTCGGCGGCCCCGAAGGGCTGGCGCCGGAAGTCTGTGCGCGGGCCGATCAGCGCTGGTCGTTGTCGCCGTTGACGTTGCCGCACCCGCTGGTGCGGATTCTGATCGGCGAACAGCTGTACCGTGCCTGGACAGTTCTGTCCGGCCACCCATACCACAAGTAG
- the rsfS gene encoding ribosome silencing factor — MTDKDVAKVKRKGTFKSAPLPVEAPTGPELRGEELVKVAVAALEDVKAQDIQVIDVREKQSITDFMIIATGTSNRQIGAMLDKVREAVKAQGVKPLGEEGKGDSDWVLLDMDDVIVHMMTASARQFYDLERLWAGAEQSRSASAAHHSPENTHEHFTKLNKDQQ, encoded by the coding sequence ATGACTGACAAAGACGTAGCTAAAGTAAAGCGCAAAGGCACATTCAAGAGCGCCCCGCTGCCAGTGGAAGCACCAACCGGCCCTGAGCTGCGCGGCGAAGAACTGGTGAAGGTTGCCGTAGCGGCCCTGGAAGACGTCAAGGCCCAGGACATCCAGGTGATCGACGTTCGTGAAAAGCAGAGCATCACTGACTTCATGATCATCGCTACCGGTACGTCCAACCGCCAGATCGGCGCGATGCTGGACAAGGTCCGTGAAGCCGTCAAAGCCCAAGGCGTCAAGCCACTGGGTGAAGAAGGCAAGGGCGACAGCGACTGGGTGTTGCTGGATATGGACGACGTCATCGTGCACATGATGACTGCCTCGGCTCGCCAGTTCTATGACCTGGAACGCCTGTGGGCCGGTGCAGAGCAGAGCCGTTCGGCCAGCGCTGCGCACCACAGTCCGGAAAACACCCATGAGCACTTCACCAAGCTCAACAAAGACCAGCAGTAA
- the nadD gene encoding nicotinate-nucleotide adenylyltransferase yields MASCAARRRSDLGDLKPSAPVTTSEPAPRRIGMLGGTFDPVHIGHLRGALEVAESLALDELRLTPSARPPHRGTPQVSAKDRLAMVECAVAGVAPLVVDARELQRDKPSYTIDTLELMRAELAAEDQVFLLLGWDAFCGLPTWHRWEELLQHCHILVLQRPDADSEPPDALRNLLAARSVSDPLALKGPSGQIAFVWQTPLAVSATQIRQLLASGKSVRFLVPDAVLAYIDAHGLYRAPN; encoded by the coding sequence ATGGCCAGTTGCGCGGCCAGGCGTCGGTCTGACTTGGGCGACCTCAAACCGTCGGCCCCGGTAACCACCAGCGAACCTGCGCCTCGACGTATCGGCATGCTGGGCGGGACGTTCGACCCGGTGCACATCGGCCATTTGCGCGGTGCGCTGGAAGTCGCCGAATCGCTGGCGCTCGATGAGTTGCGACTGACGCCCAGTGCCAGGCCGCCGCATCGTGGCACGCCGCAGGTATCGGCGAAGGACCGTCTGGCGATGGTCGAGTGCGCGGTGGCCGGTGTGGCGCCGTTGGTGGTGGACGCCCGTGAATTGCAGCGGGACAAACCGTCCTACACCATCGATACCCTGGAACTGATGCGTGCCGAACTGGCCGCTGAAGACCAGGTTTTTCTACTTTTGGGCTGGGACGCATTTTGCGGCCTGCCCACTTGGCACCGCTGGGAAGAGTTGCTCCAGCATTGCCACATCCTGGTGCTGCAACGCCCGGATGCCGACAGCGAACCGCCGGATGCCTTGCGCAACCTGCTGGCAGCGCGCTCGGTGAGCGACCCGCTGGCCCTCAAAGGGCCGAGCGGACAGATTGCATTCGTCTGGCAGACGCCGCTCGCGGTATCCGCCACCCAGATCCGTCAACTGCTGGCCAGCGGTAAGTCGGTACGTTTCCTGGTGCCCGACGCGGTCCTGGCCTACATCGATGCGCACGGACTCTACCGTGCGCCGAACTGA
- a CDS encoding glutamate-5-semialdehyde dehydrogenase translates to MTESVLDYMTRLGRAARAASRIIGRASTAQKNRALQAAANALDASRAELTAANELDLAAGRANGLEPALLERLALTPERIDGMIVGLRQVAALPDPVGAIRDMSFRPSGIQVGKMRVPLGVIGIIYESRPNVTIDAASLCLKSGNATILRGGSEAINSNRAIAACIQQGLAEADLPAAVVQVVETTDRAAVGALITMPEYVDVIVPRGGRGLIERVSRDARVPVIKHLDGICHVYVSAHADLPKAQRIAFNAKTYRYGICGAMETLLVDQTVAKDFLPSMAAQFREKGVELRGCERTRAIIDAVAATEEDWNTEYLAPILSIRVVDGLDQAIEHINQYGSHHTDSIVSEHQGDTRRFVAEVDSSSVMINTPTCFADGFEYGLGAEIGISTDKLHARGPVGLEGLTCEKYIVVGDGQLRGQASV, encoded by the coding sequence ATGACTGAGTCCGTTCTCGATTACATGACCCGCCTGGGTCGCGCTGCCCGCGCAGCGTCGCGCATCATCGGCCGTGCCAGCACCGCGCAGAAAAACCGCGCCTTGCAGGCGGCCGCCAATGCGCTGGACGCCTCGCGTGCCGAGCTGACGGCAGCCAATGAGCTGGATCTGGCCGCGGGTCGCGCCAATGGTCTTGAACCGGCATTGCTGGAACGCCTGGCGCTGACCCCGGAACGCATCGACGGCATGATCGTCGGTTTGCGTCAGGTTGCCGCGTTGCCGGACCCGGTCGGCGCCATTCGCGACATGAGTTTCCGTCCGTCGGGTATTCAGGTCGGCAAGATGCGCGTGCCGCTGGGCGTGATCGGGATCATTTACGAATCCCGGCCCAACGTGACCATCGATGCCGCCAGCCTGTGCCTGAAGTCGGGCAATGCGACCATCCTGCGTGGCGGTTCCGAAGCGATCAATTCCAACCGCGCCATCGCGGCCTGCATCCAGCAAGGGCTGGCCGAGGCCGATTTGCCGGCCGCCGTGGTTCAAGTGGTCGAAACCACCGACCGTGCCGCTGTGGGCGCGCTGATCACCATGCCTGAATACGTCGACGTCATCGTGCCCCGTGGCGGCCGTGGCCTGATCGAACGTGTCAGCCGTGACGCACGCGTTCCGGTCATCAAGCATCTGGACGGCATCTGCCACGTTTACGTCAGTGCCCACGCCGATCTGCCGAAAGCCCAGCGCATCGCCTTCAACGCCAAGACTTACCGTTATGGCATCTGCGGTGCGATGGAAACGCTGCTGGTGGATCAAACCGTTGCCAAAGATTTCCTGCCGTCGATGGCTGCACAGTTCCGCGAAAAAGGCGTTGAGCTGCGTGGTTGCGAACGCACCCGGGCGATCATCGATGCCGTTGCAGCGACTGAAGAAGACTGGAATACCGAATACCTGGCGCCGATCCTCTCGATCCGTGTGGTCGACGGGCTGGACCAGGCCATCGAGCACATTAACCAGTACGGCTCCCATCACACCGATTCGATTGTCAGCGAACACCAGGGCGACACCCGGCGTTTCGTGGCTGAAGTCGATTCGTCATCCGTGATGATCAATACGCCGACCTGCTTCGCTGATGGCTTCGAATACGGATTGGGTGCCGAGATTGGCATTTCTACTGATAAGCTGCACGCCCGTGGCCCGGTGGGTCTCGAAGGCCTGACCTGCGAGAAGTACATCGTGGTCGGTGATGGCCAGTTGCGCGGCCAGGCGTCGGTCTGA
- a CDS encoding DNA-3-methyladenine glycosylase yields the protein MSNLTVRASAASLPKGLPDAFFDRDAQVLARDLLGKVIRHRVGDLWLSARIIETEAYYCAEKGSHASLGYTEKRKALFLDGGHIYMYYARGGDSLNFSAQGPGNAVLIKSAYPWVDELSGPASLAQMLLNNPDAQGRPRPSQKLCAGQTLLCKALGLKVPVWDAKRFDHEVLLVEDVGPAPGHIIQTTRLGIPHGRDEHLMYRFIDAAYAPYCTRNPLRRGQVEGRDYFLLT from the coding sequence ATGTCCAACCTGACTGTTCGAGCGTCCGCCGCGAGCCTGCCCAAGGGCCTTCCGGACGCGTTTTTCGACCGCGACGCCCAAGTTCTGGCCCGGGATCTACTGGGCAAAGTCATCCGCCATCGGGTCGGCGACCTCTGGCTCAGCGCCCGGATCATCGAAACCGAAGCCTACTACTGCGCAGAAAAAGGCAGCCACGCCTCCCTCGGCTATACAGAAAAGCGTAAGGCTTTGTTTCTGGATGGCGGCCACATCTATATGTATTACGCCCGGGGCGGTGATTCCCTGAATTTCAGCGCTCAGGGCCCGGGCAATGCGGTGTTGATCAAATCCGCTTATCCGTGGGTCGATGAGTTGAGCGGGCCGGCCAGCCTGGCGCAGATGCTGTTGAACAATCCTGACGCCCAGGGCCGCCCTCGCCCTTCGCAAAAACTGTGCGCCGGGCAAACGCTGCTGTGCAAGGCGCTGGGTTTGAAGGTGCCGGTCTGGGACGCCAAGCGCTTCGACCATGAAGTGCTGCTGGTGGAAGATGTCGGCCCGGCGCCTGGCCATATCATTCAAACCACGCGCCTGGGCATTCCCCATGGGCGTGACGAACACTTGATGTACCGCTTCATCGACGCGGCTTACGCGCCGTATTGCACGCGGAACCCGCTGCGACGGGGGCAGGTCGAAGGTCGCGATTATTTTTTGCTGACATGA